From one Fusobacterium sp. JB019 genomic stretch:
- a CDS encoding aspartate-semialdehyde dehydrogenase — MKVAIVGATGLVGSTFLKVLEERNLEITELYLFASKRSAGKKISFKGSEYIVEELTEHSFDRGIDIALFSAGGDTSKKFAPIAAEKGCLVIDNSSAWRMNDSVPLIVPEVNSNAAFNNHKIIANPNCSTIQCMLPLKALANKYGLKRVIFNTYQAVSGSGQKGVLDLTNGLKGEKPQNYPHPIVNNCLPHIDIFLDNGYTKEEMKMVNETRKILELPNLPITATCVRVPVVNSHSVSITAELETDFDLDEVRDIFSKYPGMILVDNPENNEYPLATNATGHDEILVGRVRRDFSAPKSINFWVVGDNIRKGAATNAVQIAELFKNINK, encoded by the coding sequence ATGAAAGTTGCTATTGTTGGTGCTACTGGGTTAGTAGGGAGTACTTTTTTAAAAGTTTTAGAAGAAAGAAATTTAGAAATAACAGAATTATATTTATTTGCATCTAAAAGAAGTGCAGGTAAAAAAATTAGCTTTAAAGGTTCTGAATATATAGTTGAAGAATTAACTGAACATAGTTTTGATCGTGGAATAGATATCGCTTTATTTTCTGCTGGAGGAGATACTAGTAAAAAATTCGCTCCTATAGCTGCTGAAAAAGGATGCCTTGTGATAGACAATTCTTCTGCTTGGAGGATGAATGACTCTGTTCCTTTGATTGTTCCTGAAGTTAATAGTAATGCTGCTTTTAATAATCATAAAATTATAGCTAACCCTAATTGTTCTACTATTCAATGTATGCTTCCTCTTAAAGCATTAGCTAATAAATATGGATTAAAGAGAGTAATTTTTAATACTTATCAAGCTGTTTCTGGTTCAGGACAAAAAGGTGTTTTAGACTTAACTAATGGATTAAAAGGAGAAAAGCCTCAAAATTATCCTCATCCTATAGTTAATAACTGTCTTCCGCATATTGACATATTTTTGGATAACGGTTACACTAAAGAAGAGATGAAGATGGTAAATGAAACTAGAAAAATATTAGAATTACCTAATCTTCCAATAACTGCAACATGTGTTAGAGTTCCCGTTGTTAATTCTCATTCTGTTTCTATCACTGCAGAACTTGAAACTGATTTTGATTTAGATGAAGTAAGAGATATTTTTTCTAAATATCCAGGAATGATTTTAGTGGATAATCCTGAAAATAATGAATATCCATTAGCCACTAATGCAACTGGACATGATGAAATTCTTGTAGGAAGAGTTAGAAGAGATTTTAGTGCTCCTAAAAGCATTAACTTTTGGGTTGTAGGAGATAACATTAGAAAAGGAGCAGCTACTAATGCTGTTCAAATTGCAGAATTATTTAAAAATATAAATAAATAG
- the dapA gene encoding 4-hydroxy-tetrahydrodipicolinate synthase produces MTLFTGSGVAIITPFTNSMEVNYPKLKELLEFHIENETDAIIINGTTGESATMTDEESLKVIKFTVEVINNRIPVIAGTGSNDTRHAIEFSVAATKLGVDGLLIVTPYYNKGNENGIYNHYKAIAEAVNCPIILYNVPSRTGVNLSIPLLEKLSKFDNIIAIKEASGNISYAAEIARVIPSLTIYSGNDDMVVPLLSLGAKGVISVSANIIPKITHKMVISFLNSDINKAMRLQLDYNDLVNALFIETNPIPIKNAMNFLGYNVGPCRLPLGEMFEENKKTLHTILNKHGVDKWI; encoded by the coding sequence ATGACCTTATTTACAGGATCAGGAGTTGCAATAATCACACCATTTACAAATTCAATGGAGGTAAATTATCCTAAACTTAAAGAACTTTTAGAATTTCATATTGAAAATGAAACAGATGCTATAATCATCAATGGAACAACTGGAGAATCTGCTACTATGACAGATGAAGAAAGTTTGAAAGTAATTAAATTTACTGTTGAAGTTATTAATAATAGAATTCCTGTAATTGCAGGAACTGGTTCAAACGACACAAGACATGCTATAGAATTTAGCGTTGCGGCTACAAAACTTGGAGTAGATGGATTATTAATTGTTACTCCTTATTATAATAAAGGTAATGAAAATGGAATATATAATCACTATAAAGCTATTGCTGAAGCCGTTAATTGTCCTATCATTCTTTATAATGTTCCTTCTAGAACAGGAGTTAATTTATCAATACCTCTTTTAGAAAAACTTTCTAAATTTGATAATATTATAGCAATTAAAGAAGCTAGTGGAAATATTTCTTATGCTGCTGAAATAGCTAGAGTTATTCCTTCTCTTACTATCTATTCTGGTAATGATGATATGGTTGTTCCCTTATTATCACTTGGAGCTAAAGGAGTTATTTCTGTTTCAGCTAATATAATACCTAAAATAACACATAAAATGGTTATTTCATTTTTAAATTCTGACATTAATAAAGCAATGAGATTACAATTAGATTATAATGATTTAGTAAATGCTTTATTTATAGAAACAAATCCTATTCCTATAAAAAATGCTATGAATTTTTTAGGTTATAATGTTGGACCTTGTAGATTACCTCTTGGAGAAATGTTTGAAGAAAACAAAAAAACTTTACATACTATATTAAATAAACATGGAGTTGACAAATGGATATAA
- the dapB gene encoding 4-hydroxy-tetrahydrodipicolinate reductase, with translation MDIIIHGTGAMGKVVSDLLKEEENLNVSGFADELTNEKGDVIIDFSHFSRLNSLLEYARENKIPLVVATTGYDDNTLNKLKDFSKEIPILLSSNMSLGVNLMQDVLKKIVPILYDKYDIEVIEKHHNKKVDSPSGTAKTILEVIEEGCKEKMKEQYGREGIKKREENEIGVHVVRGGTIVGEHSVLFCGNDEIIEIKHTAMSKKIFAEGAITAAKFLSDKPAGLYSMKDIF, from the coding sequence ATGGATATAATTATACACGGAACAGGAGCTATGGGAAAAGTAGTTTCTGACCTATTAAAAGAAGAAGAAAATTTAAATGTTAGTGGCTTTGCAGATGAATTAACAAATGAAAAAGGAGATGTTATAATCGATTTTTCTCATTTTTCTAGATTAAATTCTCTACTTGAATATGCTAGAGAAAATAAAATTCCTTTAGTTGTTGCAACTACCGGATATGATGATAACACTTTGAATAAATTAAAAGATTTTTCAAAAGAAATACCTATTCTTCTATCATCGAATATGTCATTAGGAGTTAATCTTATGCAAGATGTTCTTAAAAAAATAGTTCCAATATTATATGATAAATACGATATTGAAGTTATTGAAAAACATCATAATAAAAAAGTTGATTCTCCAAGTGGAACTGCTAAAACTATTTTAGAAGTTATTGAAGAAGGCTGCAAAGAAAAAATGAAAGAACAATATGGAAGAGAAGGAATTAAAAAAAGAGAAGAAAATGAGATCGGAGTACATGTTGTTAGAGGCGGAACTATTGTTGGAGAACATTCTGTTTTATTCTGTGGAAATGATGAAATCATTGAAATAAAACATACTGCAATGTCTAAAAAAATATTTGCAGAAGGGGCTATAACAGCTGCTAAATTTTTATCTGACAAACCTGCTGGGCTTTATTCTATGAAAGATATATTTTAA
- the dapD gene encoding 2,3,4,5-tetrahydropyridine-2,6-dicarboxylate N-acetyltransferase, whose protein sequence is MNGLNTAEEIIAFIKNSTKSTPVKAYINGNLENLKTTAKVFKGEGSYILIGESDEISKILENYKETITDFHIENDRRNSGVPTLDLRNINARIEPGAVIRDKVTIGDNAVIMMGAVINIGSIIGENTMIDMGAILGGRATVGKNCHIGAGTVLAGVIEPSSATPVIVEDNVLIGANSVVIEGIRIGKGAVVGAGSIVLQDVPAGAVVGGNPAKIIKTVDEKTLGKTQLVDDLRK, encoded by the coding sequence ATGAACGGATTAAATACTGCTGAAGAAATAATAGCATTTATAAAAAACTCAACAAAAAGTACACCTGTGAAGGCTTATATTAATGGTAATTTAGAAAATTTAAAAACAACTGCAAAAGTTTTTAAAGGAGAAGGTTCTTATATATTAATAGGAGAATCTGATGAAATATCTAAAATATTAGAAAATTACAAAGAAACTATAACTGATTTTCATATTGAAAATGATAGAAGAAATTCTGGAGTTCCTACTCTTGACCTTAGAAATATAAATGCAAGAATAGAACCTGGAGCTGTTATTAGAGATAAAGTTACTATTGGAGATAATGCAGTTATAATGATGGGAGCTGTTATAAATATTGGATCTATAATCGGAGAAAATACCATGATAGATATGGGAGCAATCCTTGGTGGAAGAGCTACAGTCGGTAAAAACTGTCACATTGGAGCTGGAACTGTTCTAGCCGGGGTTATCGAACCTTCTTCTGCAACTCCAGTAATAGTTGAAGATAATGTCTTAATTGGTGCTAATTCTGTAGTTATAGAAGGAATTAGAATTGGAAAAGGAGCTGTTGTTGGAGCTGGTTCTATAGTTTTACAAGATGTTCCTGCGGGAGCTGTTGTTGGAGGTAATCCAGCAAAAATTATAAAAACAGTTGATGAAAAAACTTTAGGAAAAACTCAACTTGTTGATGACTTAAGAAAATAG
- a CDS encoding aminotransferase class I/II-fold pyridoxal phosphate-dependent enzyme — translation MEVNKVVSNLQYSLIRALKEEATNYSDVIDLTVGEPDLETPKEIVLEAFERAKDIKLSYPPTGGGERIRSLIAKHYNKKYNTNYQTDNIIVNVGASEAISSCFRTILNPEDEVIVLSPFYAGYPPMIELCYAKPVYIDISKYDFVLTPEILEKYITDKTKAILFCNPCNPTGNVMGYEEMKNLANFLAGKDLFIISDEIYSELAFEEFYSFGSFENIKEQLIIINGFSKSHSMTGWRIGYTIFPVKYRKNFLNTTLYTLSSPMAVSILAGEVALERFDDRSEFKDIYKKRALYLYDELKKLGLEPVKPKGAFYIFVNYSNISKLNSYDFAIDLLKKSKVALVPGIAFGVENYFRISSIYDLPILEEVVNRLKIYIEGN, via the coding sequence ATGGAAGTAAACAAAGTAGTTAGTAATTTACAATACTCTTTAATCAGAGCATTAAAAGAAGAAGCAACAAACTATTCAGATGTTATTGATTTAACTGTAGGGGAACCAGATTTAGAGACACCTAAGGAAATTGTATTAGAAGCATTTGAAAGAGCTAAGGATATAAAACTTAGTTATCCACCAACTGGAGGTGGAGAAAGAATTCGTTCTCTTATCGCTAAACATTATAATAAAAAATATAATACAAATTATCAAACTGATAATATTATTGTAAATGTAGGAGCATCTGAGGCTATATCTTCTTGTTTTAGAACTATTCTTAATCCAGAAGATGAAGTAATTGTTCTTTCTCCATTTTATGCAGGATATCCTCCTATGATAGAACTTTGTTATGCAAAACCTGTTTATATTGATATTTCTAAATATGATTTTGTATTAACTCCTGAAATTTTAGAGAAATATATAACTGATAAAACAAAAGCTATCTTATTTTGTAACCCTTGTAATCCTACAGGAAATGTTATGGGATATGAAGAAATGAAAAATCTTGCAAATTTTTTAGCAGGAAAAGATTTATTTATAATTTCAGATGAAATTTATAGTGAACTTGCTTTTGAAGAATTTTATTCTTTCGGTTCTTTTGAAAATATAAAAGAACAGCTTATTATTATAAATGGATTTTCAAAATCTCATTCTATGACTGGATGGAGAATTGGTTATACTATTTTCCCTGTTAAATATCGAAAAAACTTTTTAAACACAACACTTTATACATTAAGTTCACCTATGGCAGTTTCAATTCTTGCAGGAGAAGTTGCTCTAGAAAGATTTGATGATAGAAGTGAGTTTAAAGATATCTATAAAAAAAGAGCTCTTTATCTATATGACGAGCTAAAAAAATTGGGACTTGAACCAGTTAAACCTAAAGGAGCTTTCTATATTTTTGTTAACTATTCTAATATTTCAAAGCTAAATTCTTATGATTTTGCTATTGATTTACTAAAAAAATCAAAGGTTGCCCTTGTGCCAGGGATTGCTTTTGGTGTAGAAAATTATTTTAGAATATCTTCTATCTACGATCTCCCTATCTTGGAAGAAGTTGTTAACAGATTAAAAATATATATAGAAGGGAATTAA
- the bioB gene encoding biotin synthase BioB, whose product MNLEKYIDGEVTKEIAMELVNLKGSELLELFKVANMTREKYCGDKIETCTITNAKSGKCSEDCKFCAQSEKYNTCITTYPMKDIATLEEECKVAIEHNSDRFSIVTSGRGINQGTKDYETVAKFAEDMTKDGKIEICCSIGLLSEEELRYLKGKGINRFHSNLQTSIKSYKDIVATTHNVEDRIETIKNAQKAGMKICCGGILGMGETWEDRMDMAFTFKELNVDAVPMNILNPIPGTPHGNREILSVDEILKTIAIYRLILKDKGIKVIAGRESILKDFMGNAFLAGANGMMIGGYLTINGRSIEDDFKFIENLKKLWAK is encoded by the coding sequence ATGAATTTAGAAAAGTATATTGATGGCGAAGTAACAAAAGAAATAGCAATGGAGTTAGTTAATTTAAAAGGAAGTGAACTTTTAGAATTATTTAAAGTTGCTAATATGACAAGAGAAAAATATTGTGGTGATAAAATAGAAACTTGTACAATAACAAATGCAAAGTCTGGAAAATGTTCAGAAGATTGTAAATTTTGTGCTCAATCTGAGAAGTATAATACTTGTATAACCACTTATCCTATGAAGGATATTGCAACTTTAGAAGAAGAATGTAAAGTTGCAATAGAACATAATAGCGATAGATTCTCAATAGTTACAAGTGGAAGAGGAATTAATCAAGGAACAAAAGACTATGAAACAGTAGCTAAATTTGCAGAAGATATGACAAAGGATGGTAAAATTGAAATTTGTTGCTCAATAGGTCTTTTATCAGAAGAAGAGCTTAGATATTTAAAAGGAAAAGGGATTAATAGATTTCATTCAAATTTACAGACATCTATAAAATCATATAAAGATATAGTTGCAACTACTCATAATGTGGAAGATAGAATTGAAACTATAAAAAATGCTCAAAAAGCAGGAATGAAAATTTGTTGTGGCGGAATATTAGGAATGGGTGAAACATGGGAAGATAGAATGGATATGGCTTTTACTTTTAAAGAATTAAATGTAGATGCAGTTCCAATGAATATTTTGAATCCAATTCCAGGAACTCCTCATGGGAATAGAGAAATATTATCAGTGGATGAAATATTAAAAACAATAGCTATATATAGATTAATATTAAAAGATAAGGGAATAAAAGTAATAGCAGGAAGAGAAAGTATTCTAAAAGATTTTATGGGAAATGCATTTTTAGCAGGAGCTAATGGAATGATGATTGGTGGATATCTTACAATAAATGGAAGAAGTATTGAAGATGATTTTAAATTTATAGAAAATTTAAAAAAATTATGGGCTAAATAA
- a CDS encoding arsenate reductase family protein, whose product MIQIFGVKNCNDTKKAIRFFKDRKIDIQFINLKEKGISKGELKSIVRIFDIGDLLDREGKEFKKRNLEYYVFDTLELLMDSPTLFKTPILREKNKVTIGYKPEIWKEWIK is encoded by the coding sequence ATGATACAGATATTTGGAGTTAAAAATTGTAATGATACAAAAAAAGCTATAAGATTTTTCAAGGATAGAAAAATTGATATTCAATTTATTAATCTCAAAGAAAAAGGAATTTCAAAAGGAGAGTTGAAAAGCATAGTACGAATTTTTGATATTGGAGATCTCTTAGATAGAGAAGGAAAAGAATTTAAAAAACGTAATTTAGAATATTATGTTTTTGATACTTTGGAATTATTAATGGATTCACCTACTCTTTTTAAGACTCCAATTTTAAGAGAAAAAAATAAAGTGACTATAGGGTATAAGCCAGAAATATGGAAGGAATGGATAAAATAG
- a CDS encoding LacI family DNA-binding transcriptional regulator translates to MKIKDIARLAGVSTATVSRVINNSSSVKEETRKNILEIIKAKNYKPNITAQNLAKKENNTIGVVIPDLDNPFFGKIIKGIYEKIEKENLNIILLNSYSSLKKEKRVIETLIEQRVKGVIIVPIAKDKFSSYEHFNRLDEFNIPYVLIDREVEGDNFSKVYLENRKGAYNATKYLMNKTKNIAMISGPTRTTTATKRLEGYNMAMDEENLEKKVYYGDYKIDSGYKIITEIIKKNNLPKALFIANNMMTLGVIKGLIENNIKIPEHILIFSFDEVEMAEIFGIKIDYLEFNVKAVGEKAVNILKDKLNGDNSRKIIKIPGKIKK, encoded by the coding sequence ATGAAAATAAAAGATATCGCACGACTAGCTGGTGTATCCACGGCTACTGTATCAAGAGTAATAAATAATTCTTCTTCAGTAAAAGAAGAAACAAGAAAAAACATTTTAGAAATTATTAAAGCTAAAAATTACAAGCCTAATATAACAGCCCAAAATTTAGCTAAAAAAGAAAACAACACTATCGGAGTAGTTATTCCTGATTTAGATAATCCCTTTTTTGGAAAAATTATAAAAGGAATTTATGAAAAAATCGAAAAAGAAAATTTAAATATTATCCTTTTAAATAGCTATAGTAGTTTAAAAAAAGAAAAAAGAGTAATTGAAACTTTAATAGAGCAAAGAGTTAAAGGAGTTATAATAGTTCCTATAGCAAAAGATAAATTTTCTAGTTATGAACATTTTAATAGATTAGATGAATTTAACATTCCTTATGTTCTTATAGATAGAGAAGTTGAAGGAGATAATTTTTCTAAAGTTTATTTAGAAAATAGAAAAGGAGCCTACAATGCAACTAAATATTTAATGAATAAAACAAAAAATATTGCTATGATTTCAGGCCCTACTAGAACAACCACTGCAACTAAAAGATTAGAAGGTTATAATATGGCCATGGATGAAGAAAATTTAGAAAAAAAAGTTTATTATGGAGATTATAAAATAGATTCAGGTTATAAAATAATAACCGAAATTATAAAAAAAAATAATCTTCCAAAAGCTTTATTTATAGCTAATAATATGATGACACTTGGAGTAATAAAAGGACTTATAGAAAATAACATAAAAATACCTGAACATATTTTAATATTTAGTTTTGATGAGGTAGAAATGGCTGAAATTTTTGGTATTAAAATAGATTATCTTGAATTTAATGTAAAAGCTGTTGGAGAAAAAGCAGTAAATATATTAAAAGATAAATTAAATGGTGATAATTCTAGAAAAATTATCAAAATACCTGGAAAAATAAAAAAATAA
- the rbsK gene encoding ribokinase, translated as MTNYLPYKIMKKILVIGSLNMDLVTMAKRHPKLGETIIGKSFFQIPGGKGGNQAVSIAKLGGNVTMFGCVGKDSHGQILINELEKNNIQTKHIKKVETNTGIATIVVDENADNTIIVVPGANFEINKTDIDNNINLIKEADIILLQLEIPIEIVKYILKKAKENNKITILNPAPAKKLSKDIIKNVDFLIPNETELELLSEMPTTSKEEILIACKKLLNKGVKNLIVTLGKKGSIFVGTDKTFSVGIHKVNAIDPTAAGDSFIGGVIRMLSEDKEIKEAMEFGAQVGAITVTKKGAQSSLPTWNEVIDYKFKK; from the coding sequence ATGACAAATTATTTGCCATATAAAATTATGAAAAAAATATTAGTAATTGGAAGTCTTAATATGGATTTAGTTACCATGGCTAAAAGACACCCTAAATTAGGAGAAACAATTATTGGAAAAAGTTTCTTTCAAATTCCAGGGGGAAAAGGAGGAAATCAAGCAGTTTCCATTGCAAAATTAGGTGGAAATGTAACTATGTTTGGTTGCGTAGGTAAGGATTCTCATGGACAAATATTAATAAATGAATTAGAAAAGAATAATATCCAAACTAAGCACATAAAAAAAGTTGAAACTAATACTGGTATTGCTACAATAGTAGTAGATGAAAATGCTGATAATACTATAATTGTTGTTCCTGGAGCAAACTTTGAAATAAATAAAACAGATATTGATAATAATATAAATTTAATAAAAGAAGCAGATATAATTCTTCTTCAATTGGAAATTCCTATAGAAATAGTTAAATATATCTTAAAAAAAGCAAAAGAAAATAATAAAATTACTATTCTTAATCCTGCTCCAGCTAAAAAACTTTCTAAAGATATAATCAAAAATGTTGATTTTTTAATTCCTAATGAAACTGAATTAGAACTTTTAAGTGAAATGCCTACTACTTCTAAAGAAGAAATTTTAATAGCTTGTAAAAAACTTCTAAACAAGGGTGTTAAAAATCTTATAGTTACATTAGGTAAAAAAGGATCAATATTTGTAGGAACAGACAAAACTTTTAGTGTTGGGATTCACAAAGTAAATGCTATTGATCCAACTGCAGCTGGCGATTCCTTCATTGGAGGAGTTATAAGAATGTTATCAGAAGATAAAGAAATAAAAGAGGCCATGGAATTTGGAGCTCAAGTAGGAGCTATCACAGTAACTAAAAAAGGAGCTCAAAGTTCTCTTCCTACATGGAATGAAGTTATTGATTATAAATTTAAAAAATAA
- the rbsD gene encoding D-ribose pyranase, with translation MKKGRLLNSEISSVISKMGHTDHITIGDAGLPIPGKVNRIDLALEKGIPSFLETLEVILEELQIEEVIIAKETEEISIDLYTKILNLLEKKCGKITISKVSHEELKKITKESKAVIRTGECTPYANIILKSGVTF, from the coding sequence ATGAAAAAAGGCAGATTATTAAACAGTGAAATTAGTTCTGTAATCTCTAAAATGGGACATACAGATCACATAACAATAGGGGATGCTGGGCTACCTATTCCAGGTAAAGTAAATAGAATAGACTTAGCTTTAGAAAAAGGAATTCCTAGCTTTTTAGAAACCTTAGAAGTGATTTTAGAGGAATTACAAATAGAAGAAGTTATTATTGCTAAAGAAACAGAAGAAATAAGTATAGATTTATACACTAAAATATTAAACTTATTAGAAAAAAAATGTGGAAAAATAACTATTTCAAAAGTGTCTCATGAAGAACTAAAAAAAATTACAAAAGAAAGTAAAGCTGTAATTAGAACAGGAGAATGCACACCTTATGCTAATATTATTTTAAAATCAGGGGTAACTTTCTAA
- the rbsA gene encoding ribose ABC transporter ATP-binding protein RbsA, which yields MKKILEMSGIIKNFPGVRALDNANLSIYEGKVMALLGENGAGKSTIMKIMTGIYKKDAGIIKYNGKKVEFNGPKESQNAGIAIIHQELNLIDNLSIAENIFLGRELTKNFKIDWNIMFNEADIILKKLNLKYSSKELVGNLSIGEKQMVEIAKALSQNAKIIVMDEPTDALTDTETKSLFKVINELVAENKSIVYISHRLKEIFEICDFATIMRDGKFIDELIVKNTTEDIIIEKMIGRKLEDQFPRIDTKFGDISLKVENLNGEVTKDINFFVRKGEILGIAGLMGAGRTELAKTIYGCFKKTNGQIYIEGNKVEINSPQQALENKIAYVSEDRKGDGLIVGLSVKKNMSLSSLSKFENFYKKIEPNKEKKSVKNFISKFNIKTPTMDQLIKNLSGGNQQKVAIGKALMTNPKILILDEPTRGVDVGAKKEIYNLINEFKKQGMSIIIISSEMPEILGLSDRIMVMYNKTITGIFNKNEATQEKIMKCAIGFIKEKNNEN from the coding sequence ATGAAAAAAATATTAGAAATGTCTGGAATAATTAAAAATTTTCCAGGAGTAAGAGCATTAGATAATGCTAATTTAAGTATATATGAAGGAAAGGTAATGGCTCTACTTGGTGAAAATGGAGCTGGAAAATCAACTATAATGAAAATAATGACTGGAATATATAAAAAAGATGCTGGAATAATTAAATATAACGGAAAAAAAGTTGAATTCAATGGACCAAAAGAGTCTCAAAATGCTGGAATAGCTATAATTCATCAAGAATTAAATTTAATAGATAATCTGTCTATTGCTGAAAATATTTTTTTAGGAAGAGAGTTAACTAAAAATTTTAAAATAGATTGGAATATAATGTTCAATGAAGCAGATATAATCTTAAAAAAATTAAATTTAAAATATTCCTCTAAAGAATTAGTTGGAAATTTAAGTATCGGAGAAAAACAAATGGTAGAAATAGCAAAAGCTCTTTCTCAAAATGCTAAAATAATAGTTATGGATGAACCTACCGATGCTCTTACTGATACTGAAACAAAAAGTTTATTTAAAGTAATAAATGAATTGGTAGCTGAAAATAAAAGTATCGTCTACATTTCTCACAGGTTAAAAGAAATATTTGAAATATGTGACTTTGCTACTATTATGAGAGATGGAAAATTTATAGATGAACTTATTGTAAAAAATACAACAGAAGATATTATTATCGAAAAAATGATAGGTCGAAAATTAGAAGATCAATTTCCTAGAATAGATACTAAGTTTGGTGATATTTCTTTAAAAGTAGAAAATCTTAATGGAGAAGTTACAAAAGATATTAATTTTTTTGTTAGAAAAGGTGAAATATTAGGAATAGCTGGACTTATGGGTGCTGGAAGAACTGAATTAGCAAAAACTATTTATGGATGTTTTAAAAAAACAAATGGACAAATTTATATTGAAGGAAATAAAGTAGAAATTAATTCTCCCCAACAAGCTTTAGAAAATAAAATTGCTTATGTTTCAGAAGATAGAAAGGGAGATGGATTAATTGTCGGGCTTTCTGTGAAAAAAAATATGAGTTTATCTTCACTATCAAAATTTGAAAATTTTTATAAAAAAATTGAACCAAATAAAGAAAAAAAATCAGTGAAAAATTTTATATCAAAATTTAATATAAAAACTCCTACAATGGACCAATTGATAAAAAATTTAAGTGGAGGAAATCAACAAAAAGTAGCTATAGGAAAAGCTCTTATGACCAATCCTAAAATATTAATTTTAGATGAACCTACAAGAGGAGTTGACGTAGGAGCTAAAAAAGAAATTTATAATCTTATAAATGAGTTTAAAAAACAAGGTATGAGTATTATTATAATTTCTTCCGAAATGCCAGAAATACTAGGGCTTAGTGATAGAATAATGGTTATGTATAATAAAACTATCACAGGAATTTTTAATAAAAATGAAGCTACCCAAGAAAAAATAATGAAATGTGCTATAGGCTTTATAAAGGAGAAGAATAATGAAAACTAA
- the rbsC gene encoding ribose ABC transporter permease — protein sequence MKTNTISNDLSIKKENKFLENKPLVGLVIFSIIVSILNPRFLSIANFLNILRQTSINAIIATGMTFVILTGGIDLSVGSILALCGAVSASMLTNGVNGYIVLTVTLILGTILGAISGSFISYGKLQAFITTLVAMTLLRGATLVFTDGKPISMGFRDNALLFDTIGGGYILGIPVPIYIMIFVFAVCHYILKNTRFGRYVFAVGGNEEATKLSGINVDRLKVKVYAISGGLSALAGIIITSRLGSAQPTAGTGYELDAIAAVVLGGTSLSGGIGSISGTITGALIIGVLGNALNLLDVSSYYQMMIKAIVILAAVLIDKKTNK from the coding sequence ATGAAAACTAATACAATATCAAATGACTTATCAATAAAAAAAGAAAATAAATTTTTAGAAAATAAACCTTTAGTTGGTTTAGTTATATTTTCAATAATTGTCTCAATATTAAATCCAAGATTTTTATCAATAGCTAACTTTTTAAATATATTAAGACAAACATCTATAAATGCAATAATAGCAACTGGAATGACTTTTGTTATATTAACTGGAGGAATAGACCTTTCAGTTGGATCCATTTTAGCTCTTTGTGGTGCTGTATCTGCTAGTATGCTTACTAATGGAGTAAATGGTTATATTGTTTTGACAGTAACTCTTATTTTAGGAACCATTCTTGGAGCAATTAGTGGAAGTTTTATCAGTTATGGAAAACTTCAAGCCTTTATAACAACTTTAGTAGCTATGACTTTATTAAGAGGTGCTACTTTAGTTTTTACAGATGGAAAACCAATTTCTATGGGATTTAGAGATAATGCTCTTTTATTTGATACTATTGGTGGAGGATATATTTTAGGAATCCCTGTTCCTATATATATAATGATTTTTGTATTTGCTGTATGCCATTATATTTTAAAAAATACCAGATTTGGTAGATATGTTTTTGCAGTAGGTGGAAACGAAGAAGCTACTAAACTTTCTGGAATTAATGTTGATAGATTAAAAGTTAAAGTATATGCTATAAGTGGAGGTTTATCCGCCTTAGCTGGAATTATTATCACATCTAGATTAGGATCTGCACAACCTACAGCAGGAACAGGATATGAATTAGATGCTATTGCTGCTGTAGTTTTAGGTGGAACTTCACTTTCTGGAGGAATTGGAAGCATCTCTGGAACTATAACTGGAGCTTTAATTATTGGGGTTCTTGGAAATGCTTTAAACCTTTTAGATGTATCATCATATTACCAAATGATGATAAAAGCAATTGTTATCTTAGCTGCAGTATTAATTGATAAAAAAACAAATAAATAA